Proteins from one Impatiens glandulifera chromosome 2, dImpGla2.1, whole genome shotgun sequence genomic window:
- the LOC124928133 gene encoding UDP-galactose/UDP-glucose transporter 7 has product MDNRLDADSSSSLSLIAAMSYGITSMAMVFINKAVLMQYSQSLTLLTVQQLATTLLIHIGRTMGYTKYKGFNLTTANKLLLISLFYNANVAFALASLKGVNIPMYIAIKRLTPLAVLIAGIFRGKRTPSLQVILSVVLTAAGVLVAALGDFSFDLVGYSMAFISVFFQTMYLVLVEKSGAEDGLSSIEIMFYNSLLSLPFLMFLIIAMGEFPSSLSLLFAKSSSFSFMLILLISLVMGIVLNYTMFLCTVVNSALTTTIVGVLKGVGSTTLGFFLLGGVEAHALNVTGLAINTAGGIWYSYAKYNQRKNKQPPRITIPDLEAHRK; this is encoded by the exons ATGGACAATCGTCTCGATGCTGATTCAAGTTCTTCTTTAAG TCTAATTGCAGCAATGTCATATGGGATTACTTCAATGGCAATGGTTTTCATCAATAAGGCTGTTTTAATGCAGTATTCACAATCATTGACCCTTCTCACAGTTCAG CAATTGGCTACTACTTTGCTTATACATATTGGTAGAACGATGGGATACACAAAGTATAAAGGATTCAATTTGACAACTGCAAACAAGCTTCTTTTAATCTCACTATTCTATAATGCAAATGTAGCATTTGCTTTAGCAAGTTTAAAAGGAGTTAACATTCCAATGTATATTGCCATTAAAAGATTGACACCTTTGGCTGTATTAATAGCTGGAATCTTCAGAGGAAAGAGGACACCTTCATTACAG GTGATTCTTTCAGTAGTGTTGACTGCTGCTGGGGTTCTAGTAGCAGCTCTGGGAGATTTTTCTTTTGATCTTGTTGGATATAGCATGGCTTTCATTTCTGTTTTCTTTCAG ACCATGTATCTTGTATTGGTTGAAAAATCTGGTGCAGAAGATGGGCTGTCCTCAATTGAAATTATGTTCTATAACAGTTTATTGTCCTTACCATTCCTGATGTTCCTTATCATAGCCATGGGAGAGTTCCCATCTTCTTTGTCACTCTTATTTGCAAAG AGTTCTTCCTTTTCCTTCATGTTGATTCTTCTTATTTCGCTGGTGATGGGCATAGTTCTCAACTACACCATGTTCTTATGCACCGTGGTTAACTCGGCTTTAACCACAACCATTGTAGGCGTCCTCAAGGGTGTTGGATCCACG ACATTAGGTTTCTTCTTACTTGGAGGGGTGGAAGCGCATGCTCTGAACGTGACTGGATTGGCGATCAACACAGCTGGTGGTATATGGTATTCTTACGCTAAATATAATCAAAGAAAGAACAAGCAACCGCCTAGGATAACTATACCTGATTTGGAAGCCCATCGTAAATAG